The DNA segment TTCGATAGAACATAGCGACCAACCACGGCTAAGTTCGATGGAGCTTCTTCCTGTGGTGGTTTTTCTACTATTTCGGTCATTGGACAAGACTCACCAGGTAACACTGCCTTACCGCCACAATCAACTACTCCGTAGCTGCTAACTAATTCCATAGGTACTGGTTCTACCATGATTTGACTGGCTTTAGATTCTTCATAACGAGTCAGCATAGCTGACAGGTTTTCTGTCTGTAGATCTGATGCAGCATCATCAATTAATACATCAGGTAAGACAACAACAAATGGGTCATCACCAATTATTGGCTTTGCCTTTAAAACCGCATGCCCCAGCCCTTTGGCCTCGCCTTGGCGTACATGCATAATAGTGACGTCACGAGGGCAAATAGCTTGTATTTCATCAAGTAACTGGCGTTTTACTCGTTTCTCAAGAGTTGTCTCAAGCTCAAAAGATTTATCGAAATGGTTTTCGATAGCATTTTTAGACGAATGAGTAACTAAAACAATTTCTTTAATTCCCGCAGCAATACACTCATTTACTATGTATTGAATTAACGGTTTATCAACCACTGGCAGCATCTCTTTTGGGATAGCCTTTGTAGCAGGTAGCATTCTTGTACCTAAACCAGCAACAGGAATAACAGCCTTTTTAATGGCCGAGTTTTTAGATAATGGCAAAACGGAGTTTCCTTGTGTTTTTTATTGCGATAAAGCTATATCGTTTGCAAGTAAGTATATGCCAAACAAGCTAGGAATTTAAGTCTACTTAGGTATTAAAGCGTTATTTAATAGTAATCCCCTATACTTACCCATAGACAGTTGTATTTAACGTAAAGGTTTTCGTTAAAAACCACGAACTTTTATGATTCAAATCAACACTTTTACACAAATAAAGATTTAATCTTGATAAAGGTTACAGGTAAATTTACAAACGACAATGAGGCATATCATGAACACCATATTAGTCATTGCAGACCCAAATTTTGAGAAGTCAGTTGCGATTAAACAGGCAGATAAACTGAGCCAACTCTATAACGCTAAACTTCATGTCGTATATTTTTATTATGAAGATTTACGTGGCTTGGGAGATAAAGGCGACGCATTTAAAGAAAGTCTTATTGCTCGCATGGACGATAAAGCCAACGATCAATTGGCTGAATTGTGTGAAAACAACTTAAATACCTACGAAATTGTTTGGCAAAAACACATCCATACCTGGGTGAATCACTATGCGGAAAATGAAAAGCCACTAATGGTTGTTAAAACAGGTAATCGTAGTGAAACCATGTTTTATACACCAACCGACTGGCATTTAATAAGGGAATGCCCGGCGCCAGTATTGATTGTGGCTGAAGATAAATGGAGCAGAACACCAGATATACTTGCGTCTGTAGACTTGCAAACTCAACTTCCTGACAAACAAGCACTGAATCATAAAATACTTGAAACATCGACAAAGCTGGCAAGTAAATTGAATGTGCAGGTGCATGTTTGCTATACCCCGCTATTTTCACCGGTTCTACGCGATTTTGGCCTACAATTTAAAGATGAGGTGGAGGCGAAAGCGAAACAAGACTTAAGTGCCACCATATTGCAATTAAGTAAACAGTATCAAGTACCCGTAGATAATTTTCATATCCATGCAGGTAAACCTGAGCTGGTCATCCCTTCTATGGCGGCAAAATATCACGCCGGTATTGTCGTTATTGGCACAGTAGGCAGAAAAGGCATCAGCCAAAAGTTATTGGGCAATACTGCCGAAAACATTCTGAGCTTTTTGAAAACCGACGTTTTAGCGTTAAAGCCGTAAAAGGCACTACTAAGTAATAACCTTGGAAATATAACTAATACCATGAAAAACAGTATGTTAGTGATCTCAGATCACGAAGAGCAAAATTACACCGCTATTTTACAAGCCGCGGAACTGGCAAAAGCCTACAACTGCAAACTGCATATTGTAAACTTCTGCTTTGAAAACTTGCGTGGTGTGACTGACATAGAAGAAGCTCAAGGTACTATTGTTCGAAATCTGCATGAACTTAATGCTCACAAATTGGTTAATACACTACAAGGTGTCGTGGAGTATAACTTTGAAACGGTTTGGGAAAAAAACATCCATATTTGGGTGGACAACTATGTAAAGGAGCACAAGCCATACATGATTGTAAAAACAGGTCATCGCACTGAAGCCTTGTTTTATACACCTACCGATTGGCACATCCTTAGAGAATGTCATGCTCCAATATTAATTGCCGCAGATAAAAAGTGGCATAAAGCTCGAAATGTATTGGCGACAGTCGATTTAGAAACAGAGTTACCACACAAAAAGCAATTAAATGAAAAGGTGCTTAAAAACGCAAGTATTATTGCCAAGCAAATAAATGCTGAATTACACGTTTGTTATACTGTGCCATTTTCACCGCTGTTAAGAAAACTTGGTATCATTAATAAAGACAAATTAGAGAGTGAGCATAAGGCAGAGTTACAAGAAAAATTGATTCTGTTAGCGCACAGTTATGGAATCAAGCCTGATCAAATTCACATTAAAGCCGGTCAGGTAGATAAAGTTATCACCTCAGTAGCAGCAAACTGTAAAGCCAGTATAGTAGTAGTTGGCACCTTGGGTAGAGTGGGTTTAGAGCAAAAATTAATAGGAAATACTGCTGAAAGTATTTTAACGTTGCTTAAAACTGACGTATTAGCTATTCCAACATAGCCAAAGTAACGAATCACGAATACATTGTATTGATAGAGCCGAATTACGAATACGTTGCACTGCGCATACGGTACTTCGTACCTTCGAAGCGTAGCGTATCCGAAGGTGCAAAGCGCCGTATTCGTACCTAGTTATAAAACTCTTTATACCACTTAACGAAGTTTTCTACGCCTTCAGAAACACTAACCGCAGGTTTATAATCAGTGACTTCAAACAAGTCTTCTACTTCTGCATAGGTTTGGTAAACATCACCTGGTTGCATATCCATAAAATTCTTTTCAGCTTTAATACCTAATGATGTTTCCATCGCTTCAATAAAGTCTAACAACTTGACCGGATTGCCATTGCCAATATTATAAATTGAATAAGGTGCTGAGCTATTGGCAGCTGATCCCGTTTCAACAGTCCAATCTGCTCGAGATTTTGGCACAATATCTTGAATTCGAATGATGCCTTCAACAATGTCATCAATATAAGTAAAATCGCGGCGCATATCGCCATGGTTAAAGACATTTATGGCTTTACCTTTGGTGATAGCATCGGCAAAGAGTATTGGCGCCATATCAGGACGCCCCCAAGGACCATATACCGTAAAAAATCGCAGGCCTGTTGTCGGCAACCCATAAAGGTGTGAATAAGTGTGCGCCATTAGCTCATTAGACTTTTTAGTGGCAGCATACAATGATACAGGGTGATCGACACTGTCACTGGTTGCAAAAGGCACTTTAGAATTTAATCCATAAACAGAACTAGATGATGCGTAAACAAGATGCTGAATATTATTGTGTCTGCACCCTTCTAATACAGTTAGATGACCGACTAAGTTAGAATCAGCATAGGCTAGTGGATTTTCAATGGAGTAACGAACACCACCTTGGGCGCCTAAATGAATCACTCGATCAAACTTTTCATTACAAAACAGTGCTGCTATGCCGTCCCTATCGGCTAAATCAATCTTAATAAAAGTAAAATTACCGTTAGCATTTCGACTCGCTGAACTAGTCACAATATCTGAGCCAACGGCGATGTTTAACATGCCATTGACGACAGAGTATTTTTCAAGCTTGTTCAAGCGTGCTAATTTTAAATTAACGTCATAGTAATCATTTAGATTATCGATACCGACCACATCATGGCCCATTTCACATAAACGTTCACTGACAAAGTGGCCGATAAAACCGGCTGCGCCAGTAACTAAATATTTCATTTCCTTAAACAACCTATGCTTGTGTAATCTTGATTTAATGTCTCAGGTCTTTCATAAAACCTTTATTATAAAATAAGCATAGTGGAGTTTTCGCTTTTTGTTCAATTCATAAAAAGCAAAAAGGCCGCAAATTGCGACCTTTATAAACGAGATAAATATTTATAATTTATTTATTTCTCTTGAAACGGTAAATTCTGGTGAAGTTACGTATCGTTCCATATTGCGTAGTTCATGTTCTAATGATTTAAACTTAAGGCTAATGTCTCGAACAGCTTGTTTAGGTAATTCACCAGCTTGCCAAATTTTTGCTTTAACTTTAATAGATTCGTTAAAGATTTCTTCTTCATGAATTTTTTCTTTAACATTTTTGGCAACTTGTTTTGGTGAAAGTCGACTCGGTTTTTTATCTAAAATAAACCAACCTGCTATGTACAATATAACAAACCAGCCCATACCAAGTAATACACCTGACACAACCAATATTCTTACTAGCCATGCTTCCCAACCAAAGTACTCAGCCAACCCGGCACATACACCGGCAATTTTTCCTTTTGTGGGGTCACGAAATAATTCGCCTCTGCTTTTACTCATACTTTCTTTCTCCAGTCTGGAGTTTCAGCATCTAAAATAGCTTCAAGAGTTTTTATTCTTTCAGCCATTTGATCTGCTGTTTCAGATAAATCTGACAATTGTCTGTATTCATCTTCACTTAAACCTTGGCTTATTTGTCGCTTTGAACGGTAATGTAAAATTAACCAAATTGGTGCAACAATAACCATAAATATAATAATTGGTGCCATTAAAAGACCTGGATCCATCGTAATTCTCCTTAACGATTGAGCTTAATATATGATAAACGTTTGTTATTTTTTAGCTTTGCTAGTTTTTGTAGCTGCTGCTTTTTTTGGTTTTTGCATTTTAGCCTTTAGGGCCTCAAGCTCATTATCAATACTATCATCAGTTTCTAGATCTGCAATTTCGTCTGCTAAAGATTTCTTACCCAGATCATACGAATCAACTTGTGCTTCTAAATCGTCAATTTTTCTTTCGTAGCGATCGAAGCGACTTAATGCATCCTCTACTTTGCCACTATCAAGTTTACTTTTCACCTTTAAACGAGAGCTCGCTGTTTTACCGCGCATAACGATAGCTTTTTGACGAGCTTTAGCATCTGCTAATTTTTCTTGTAGTTGTGAAATTTCATCTTGTAGTTTTGCAATGTGATCATCAAAGCTATTTAATTCATCAGCCATTGATTGCGCAGTCTCTTCACATTTATTTTTTTCTACTAATGCAGCCCTTGCTAAATCATCACGTCCTTTACTTAACGCTAATTCAGCTTTTTGCTGCCAAGTTTGAGTATCACTTTCTAAACGTGTTATTTGACGGGTTAATTCTTTTTTATCTGCTAGTGTTCGTGCTGAAGATGAACGTACTTCTACTAAAGTATCTTCCATTTCTTGAATAATTAAACGCACCATTTTTTCTGGATCTTCAGCCTTATCTAAGATGCTGTTGATGTTTGAATTGATGATATCTGTAAACCTTGAAAAAATACCCATAATAACTTCCTCGTATCATTAAACTTTAATAAATTGTAATTTTATACCTATGCCAATACATTCATTATTGATGCCAAGTTTTCAAATTACCATAACCCATTGTTTATAAAGAAATTAATTATAAGTAAAAAGACTTTTCAGAACGCCGTTAATGAAATACACTATTTGTTAGTGAAAAAAACCAATAATTAGGTCACCTATGGCCCGCTTTAAACAACAAGACAATTTGATTGGCCAGTCTAATAGCTTTTTAGAAGTACTGGAACATATCTCACAAGTAGCTCCTCTTGCTAAGCCAGTGTTATTAATTGGTGAGCGAGGGACTGGTAAAGAGCTTGTCGCCGCTCGCTTGCATTACCTATCTAAACGATGGGATCAGAGCTATATAAAACTTAACTGTGCAGCATTAAATGAAAACCTTTTAGACAGTGAACTTTTCGGTCATGAAGGTGGTGCATTTACTGGCGCAAGTAAACGTCATGAAGGTCGCTTCGAACGCGCTAATGGCGGTACATTATTTCTTGATGAACTCGCAAATACTTCAGGTTTAATCCAAGAGAAGCTACTGCGTGTAGTTGAATACGGAGAATTTGAACGTGTAGGTGGTTCTCGCACAGTAAAATCGGATGTACGCTTAATCGCCGCAACCAATGAAGATTTACCAATGCTTGCCGAAAAAGGCGAATTTAGGGCCGACTTACTTGACCGTCTAGCGTTTGACGTAATCACCCTACCGCCTCTTAGAGAGCGCGTTGAAGACATTTTAATTCTTGCAGAGCATTTTGCTATTACTATGGCAAGGGAGCTTGAGTTTGAATTGTTCAGTGGCTTCACTGAAAAGGTTAAAAAAGCGATGCTAGCGTATCGATGGCCAGGCAATATTCGCGAGCTTAAAAATGTTGTGGAGCGCAGCGTCTATAGACATAACAATCCACACCTGCCGGTTAATCAGTTAATAATTGATCCTTTTGAGTCACCTTTTAGACCGAACAATCGCATTAAAACTGCCGACAGACAGGCCTCAACAGAGGATGCGAGTCAAGATATCACCTCAATAGCTAACTCTGATCCTGGTATTGCTAAGGCAAGTAGTTCATTATCACCATTACAGTATCCTGTTTCCTTAAAAGACATGTCTAATGAATACGAGATCACGTTATTAAAAGATGCATTAGCATCATGTCAATTTAACCAAAAGAAAACAGCAGAAGCGTTAAAATTAACCTACCATCAATTAAGAGGTTACTTAAAAAAATACAATCTATTGGAAAGTAGTGAGACTGATGAAAGTTAACTATTGGTTAGCAATTAAAAAAACTCCACTCGTTATTGTAGCGGCATTATTTACATTAATAGTAAGTAGTTGTGGAAAAGTCGGCAGCGACTCAATTTTGACAGAAGGTATCGTATATTGCTCTGAGGGCGCTCCAACTTCATTTAACCCGCAGTTGGTTACGACAGGCACCACTATTGATGCAACTTCAAAGCAAATTTATAATCGCTTACTAGATTTTGACCCAGGCAACTATGGTAAAGTCCCTGCATTAGCGAGATCATGGCATGTAACCAAAAACAATAAGTTGGTCACCTTTTATTTGCGTAAAGATGTGAAATTTCATCAAACGGATTATTTCACTCCTAGTCGCAACATGAACGCAGACGACGTGATTTTCAGTTTCAATAGGATCCTCGATAAAGAACACGCTTACCATCAATCGGTCGATGGAAAATTTCCCTTTTTTCAAAGTGTAAAGTTTAGCGAGTTAGTCAAAGATGTAGAAAAAATAAACGAGCACACTATTCGATTTCGGTTAAACCATCCGCAAAGTTCTTTCCTTGCCAATATAGCGGCACCGTTTTCAGTCATTTTATCAAAAGAATATGCTGATCATTTGATCGAACAAGAAAAAGATCTCACGTTATTAGATAGCTTACCAATAGGAACTGGTCCGTTTAAATACAAAGACTACCGAAATGGCTCGCTAATAAGGTTTGAACGCCATGACGATTACTGGCGTAGGAAAGTAGATATTGAAAAGCTGTTATTTAACATCAGCCCTGATAATACCAGCCGTTTAACGAAACTTCTCACTCATGAGTGTGATGTAATTTCTTACCCTATCGCTACGCAAGAAATAGCATCTAGGCCAGATCTAGCCTTAGAGCAAGTTACTTCTTTTAACGTTGCATTTCTTGCCTTTAATACAAAAGTGCCTCCGTTTGATAACCCTCTGGTGCGTAAGGCTGTCGCTCATGCGATTGATAAGGAGGCCATCGTTAGTGCCGTGTACTACGATCAAGCAGAGGTAGCCCAATCTCTTTTACCAAAAGCATCCTGGGCTTATTCAGACCAAGTAGAAGAAATTGCCTATTCAAAAGATCTCGCCAAAAAGTTATTAAGCGATGCAGGTTTAGCTGATGGCTTTAGTATTGATGTTTGGGCTGTACCGGTTCAAAGAGCATATAACCCAGATGCGAGAAAAATGGCAAAATTGATCAAATCCGATTTAGCTGATATTGGTATCGAGGTGAATATAATCACTTTTGAATGGGCTACTTTTTTGAAAAAACTTGCCAAAGGTGAGCATCAATCAGTGCTCATAGGCTGGGCTGCAGATCATCCTGATCCAGACAACTTTTTTTCTCCTTTGCTTAGTTGCGCATCAGTTAATACCGGTGGTAATAGAGCAATGTGGTGTAATGAAGAATTCGATCAGCTATTGCAAAAATCATTGCTAACAAACAATACCAGCACACGAAAAAATCTATACCTTCAGGCACAACAACTACTCCAAGAGCAGTTGCCCATTTTCCCTATTGCCCATGCAAAACGTGGCCAAGCTAAAGTTAAAGAAATAGAAGGCAATATTCTCACTCCATTTGGCGGTATTAGTTTCGAAGATGTCCGTAAGAAAGGAGCTGATTAACGATGCTTAACTTTACCTTACGACGCTTAAATTTACTGTTTTTCACCCTACTTATGCTTTCTATCATTTCATTTAGCTTAAGTTATTTGTTTCCGGGTAATGAATTGGTTAATTTAACCGGACAAGTAAACGCCGACGAACAACAACTTGCGCACCTTACCGAAGTTTACCAAATGGATAAAAGTATTTTCCATCAATACTTTGCTTATGTTGGTCAAATATTTGAAGGCAATTTTGGCATATCAATGTCTAGTCAAACTCCAATA comes from the Thalassotalea nanhaiensis genome and includes:
- the galU gene encoding UTP--glucose-1-phosphate uridylyltransferase GalU, whose product is MPLSKNSAIKKAVIPVAGLGTRMLPATKAIPKEMLPVVDKPLIQYIVNECIAAGIKEIVLVTHSSKNAIENHFDKSFELETTLEKRVKRQLLDEIQAICPRDVTIMHVRQGEAKGLGHAVLKAKPIIGDDPFVVVLPDVLIDDAASDLQTENLSAMLTRYEESKASQIMVEPVPMELVSSYGVVDCGGKAVLPGESCPMTEIVEKPPQEEAPSNLAVVGRYVLSNEIWALLEKTMPGAGDEIQLTDAIAKLMDIETVEAFHMTGKSHDCGTKLGYLKANVEYGLRHPELAEEFKAYINSL
- a CDS encoding universal stress protein → MNTILVIADPNFEKSVAIKQADKLSQLYNAKLHVVYFYYEDLRGLGDKGDAFKESLIARMDDKANDQLAELCENNLNTYEIVWQKHIHTWVNHYAENEKPLMVVKTGNRSETMFYTPTDWHLIRECPAPVLIVAEDKWSRTPDILASVDLQTQLPDKQALNHKILETSTKLASKLNVQVHVCYTPLFSPVLRDFGLQFKDEVEAKAKQDLSATILQLSKQYQVPVDNFHIHAGKPELVIPSMAAKYHAGIVVIGTVGRKGISQKLLGNTAENILSFLKTDVLALKP
- a CDS encoding universal stress protein — its product is MKNSMLVISDHEEQNYTAILQAAELAKAYNCKLHIVNFCFENLRGVTDIEEAQGTIVRNLHELNAHKLVNTLQGVVEYNFETVWEKNIHIWVDNYVKEHKPYMIVKTGHRTEALFYTPTDWHILRECHAPILIAADKKWHKARNVLATVDLETELPHKKQLNEKVLKNASIIAKQINAELHVCYTVPFSPLLRKLGIINKDKLESEHKAELQEKLILLAHSYGIKPDQIHIKAGQVDKVITSVAANCKASIVVVGTLGRVGLEQKLIGNTAESILTLLKTDVLAIPT
- a CDS encoding NAD-dependent epimerase, with the protein product MKYLVTGAAGFIGHFVSERLCEMGHDVVGIDNLNDYYDVNLKLARLNKLEKYSVVNGMLNIAVGSDIVTSSASRNANGNFTFIKIDLADRDGIAALFCNEKFDRVIHLGAQGGVRYSIENPLAYADSNLVGHLTVLEGCRHNNIQHLVYASSSSVYGLNSKVPFATSDSVDHPVSLYAATKKSNELMAHTYSHLYGLPTTGLRFFTVYGPWGRPDMAPILFADAITKGKAINVFNHGDMRRDFTYIDDIVEGIIRIQDIVPKSRADWTVETGSAANSSAPYSIYNIGNGNPVKLLDFIEAMETSLGIKAEKNFMDMQPGDVYQTYAEVEDLFEVTDYKPAVSVSEGVENFVKWYKEFYN
- the pspC gene encoding envelope stress response membrane protein PspC, producing the protein MSKSRGELFRDPTKGKIAGVCAGLAEYFGWEAWLVRILVVSGVLLGMGWFVILYIAGWFILDKKPSRLSPKQVAKNVKEKIHEEEIFNESIKVKAKIWQAGELPKQAVRDISLKFKSLEHELRNMERYVTSPEFTVSREINKL
- the pspB gene encoding envelope stress response membrane protein PspB; protein product: MDPGLLMAPIIIFMVIVAPIWLILHYRSKRQISQGLSEDEYRQLSDLSETADQMAERIKTLEAILDAETPDWRKKV
- the pspA gene encoding phage shock protein PspA — encoded protein: MGIFSRFTDIINSNINSILDKAEDPEKMVRLIIQEMEDTLVEVRSSSARTLADKKELTRQITRLESDTQTWQQKAELALSKGRDDLARAALVEKNKCEETAQSMADELNSFDDHIAKLQDEISQLQEKLADAKARQKAIVMRGKTASSRLKVKSKLDSGKVEDALSRFDRYERKIDDLEAQVDSYDLGKKSLADEIADLETDDSIDNELEALKAKMQKPKKAAATKTSKAKK
- the pspF gene encoding phage shock protein operon transcriptional activator — translated: MARFKQQDNLIGQSNSFLEVLEHISQVAPLAKPVLLIGERGTGKELVAARLHYLSKRWDQSYIKLNCAALNENLLDSELFGHEGGAFTGASKRHEGRFERANGGTLFLDELANTSGLIQEKLLRVVEYGEFERVGGSRTVKSDVRLIAATNEDLPMLAEKGEFRADLLDRLAFDVITLPPLRERVEDILILAEHFAITMARELEFELFSGFTEKVKKAMLAYRWPGNIRELKNVVERSVYRHNNPHLPVNQLIIDPFESPFRPNNRIKTADRQASTEDASQDITSIANSDPGIAKASSSLSPLQYPVSLKDMSNEYEITLLKDALASCQFNQKKTAEALKLTYHQLRGYLKKYNLLESSETDES
- a CDS encoding ABC transporter substrate-binding protein — translated: MKVNYWLAIKKTPLVIVAALFTLIVSSCGKVGSDSILTEGIVYCSEGAPTSFNPQLVTTGTTIDATSKQIYNRLLDFDPGNYGKVPALARSWHVTKNNKLVTFYLRKDVKFHQTDYFTPSRNMNADDVIFSFNRILDKEHAYHQSVDGKFPFFQSVKFSELVKDVEKINEHTIRFRLNHPQSSFLANIAAPFSVILSKEYADHLIEQEKDLTLLDSLPIGTGPFKYKDYRNGSLIRFERHDDYWRRKVDIEKLLFNISPDNTSRLTKLLTHECDVISYPIATQEIASRPDLALEQVTSFNVAFLAFNTKVPPFDNPLVRKAVAHAIDKEAIVSAVYYDQAEVAQSLLPKASWAYSDQVEEIAYSKDLAKKLLSDAGLADGFSIDVWAVPVQRAYNPDARKMAKLIKSDLADIGIEVNIITFEWATFLKKLAKGEHQSVLIGWAADHPDPDNFFSPLLSCASVNTGGNRAMWCNEEFDQLLQKSLLTNNTSTRKNLYLQAQQLLQEQLPIFPIAHAKRGQAKVKEIEGNILTPFGGISFEDVRKKGAD